In [Leptolyngbya] sp. PCC 7376, a genomic segment contains:
- a CDS encoding NB-ARC domain-containing protein: MKRSRGVALTLLGKYRLETAIQSAQDREQWGGYFTQQQLAKRAGIVYKTIKKIRERSGPADVSSLQKLFKAFELTLEPRDYCLYDAAKKKIQTALFKTGRRDWLEAKKVPNFQGRKTELEILRNWILDEQCKLVTLLGMGGIGKSVLAEKLGTEVASYFYAAIWLDLRETPPIDHTLSRLIEFLSDHTESNIATPFSSSLSKIIHYLQKERCLIILDNFEALFKSGEFSGGYKESYENYGKLIQRIGESDHQSCLIITSREKPQEICQLEQLKYQARTLEVKGFSISESNHFLMSISGRNDGFYLSRVYKACGGNPLMMIWGINIISETIERESPHFDVNQIIFFKSSQDLLDKQFNCLTEIEKEILYWLAINREPISFEELRKDFFPTPQDHKILEAWHSLIRRSFIDQTTRKFTLQAVVMEYITSRLIQKISQELASQEFRLFNKLSLTKANIKDYVRSNQVRLILEPIIEQIQDFHVCIRRTLSTIRQQRQLSEGYAPGNLLNLIICKPDNRYEYDFSGFTIRQACLKNSNQNRFIFRNSLFVRPALSDSFGLIFSVRISPDGNHLFAGGSDGTIHVWNIHTREYTASLQGHSSWLRAIAMSEHNRLIAGSHEHGEIRFWDLDTFQHLETLKLQGGSVLSTAFSPEQDILAVGCRDGQIRLCMIGERIECFQTIKAHSLRIFSVRFSPDGMLLASGSQDGCIKLWNTTSYKCVIELVADSYVFSVAFHPNGSLLASGHEDKCIRLWNLHTGQCLNCFQLEEFVFSVAFSPDGEILASGSEDGSVRLWSVQDRNCIKVFQDHTQRIWSVAFHPIDNMLISGSEDCSIRFWDIKEQKCLQVLQGYPYAHWSLAYSPNGQFLATGSEKGNFCLWDLNKGAYIQPLRQHSNVVASVAFSPDDHFLATGSGDGTICLWDLKTLGCIKVFAFEDGNHAPAWSLDFNRSGTRLISGGVDRNLRIWDLENYQLLQRLSGHNDWIWSVTYSPDNQIIASGDESGLIILWDGNSFQQKHQFQASSGAIRSIAFHPNGDRFASMGDDGQVCVWDVNTHQCLVTIESHEHMNFSVAFSPDGKWLACGSYENTIRLWNTKDYQCSQVLSGHNEPVWLVAFHPQGKTLASGSQNGHIYLWDFEDGKCTANLIAPRPYENTNITGVRGLTTAQRAAMRSLGAIESEEAS; the protein is encoded by the coding sequence ATGAAACGTTCTCGAGGAGTAGCTTTGACTTTGCTGGGTAAATACAGACTAGAAACAGCAATTCAGTCTGCTCAAGATCGAGAACAGTGGGGTGGGTATTTCACCCAACAGCAGTTAGCTAAGCGTGCTGGAATTGTGTACAAGACAATAAAGAAAATCCGTGAGCGTTCTGGACCAGCAGATGTATCATCGCTCCAGAAACTTTTTAAAGCTTTTGAATTAACGCTAGAACCTCGGGACTATTGTCTTTATGATGCTGCCAAAAAAAAAATTCAGACAGCTTTATTCAAAACTGGTCGCCGAGATTGGCTTGAGGCAAAAAAAGTCCCCAACTTTCAGGGACGAAAAACTGAATTAGAGATACTAAGAAATTGGATCCTTGACGAACAATGCAAATTAGTAACATTGTTAGGAATGGGAGGGATTGGCAAATCAGTTTTAGCAGAGAAACTGGGGACTGAAGTGGCCTCCTATTTTTATGCGGCCATTTGGCTTGATTTAAGAGAAACACCCCCGATTGACCATACTTTGTCACGTCTTATTGAGTTTTTATCAGATCATACTGAAAGTAATATAGCGACGCCTTTCAGTAGCTCTCTTTCTAAGATCATTCACTATCTACAAAAAGAACGTTGTCTAATAATCCTAGATAACTTTGAAGCTCTTTTTAAAAGTGGAGAGTTTTCAGGTGGATATAAAGAATCCTATGAGAATTATGGAAAACTCATTCAACGTATTGGAGAGAGTGATCACCAAAGCTGCCTGATTATCACGAGTCGCGAAAAGCCCCAAGAAATATGCCAGCTAGAGCAATTAAAATATCAAGCTAGGACATTAGAAGTAAAGGGATTTTCCATAAGTGAAAGTAATCATTTTCTGATGTCTATTTCTGGAAGAAATGATGGTTTTTACTTGAGTAGAGTGTATAAAGCTTGTGGTGGAAATCCATTAATGATGATATGGGGAATAAATATTATCAGTGAGACTATTGAGCGAGAGTCTCCTCATTTTGATGTGAATCAGATAATCTTTTTCAAAAGCTCACAGGATTTATTAGACAAACAATTTAATTGCCTTACAGAAATTGAGAAAGAAATTCTTTATTGGCTTGCAATTAACCGTGAACCCATTTCTTTTGAGGAATTGAGAAAGGATTTTTTCCCTACACCTCAAGATCATAAAATCCTAGAGGCTTGGCACTCATTGATTAGGCGAAGTTTTATCGATCAGACAACCAGGAAATTTACGCTGCAAGCAGTTGTGATGGAGTATATTACATCGCGACTGATCCAAAAGATATCTCAAGAGCTTGCCAGCCAAGAGTTTAGGCTTTTCAATAAACTATCATTAACAAAAGCAAACATTAAAGATTATGTCAGAAGCAATCAGGTTCGTCTCATACTTGAGCCAATTATCGAACAAATTCAAGATTTTCATGTTTGCATACGTAGAACCCTCTCTACAATTCGTCAGCAACGCCAGCTAAGCGAGGGTTATGCACCAGGTAATCTGCTTAATCTCATTATCTGTAAACCTGATAATAGATATGAGTATGATTTCTCGGGTTTTACTATTCGACAAGCTTGTCTGAAAAACTCAAACCAAAATAGATTTATCTTTAGGAATTCTCTATTCGTTAGACCAGCTCTATCTGATAGTTTTGGCCTCATCTTTTCTGTCAGAATAAGTCCGGACGGAAATCACCTGTTTGCTGGTGGTAGCGATGGCACAATTCACGTCTGGAACATTCACACTAGAGAATATACTGCTTCATTACAAGGGCATTCTTCGTGGTTAAGAGCAATCGCTATGAGTGAGCACAATCGGCTTATTGCAGGTAGCCATGAACATGGAGAAATACGATTTTGGGATTTAGATACATTTCAACATTTAGAGACACTCAAACTCCAGGGAGGCTCTGTCTTATCCACTGCATTTAGTCCGGAGCAAGATATTCTTGCTGTTGGCTGTAGGGATGGTCAAATTCGTCTATGTATGATTGGAGAAAGGATTGAGTGTTTTCAAACCATCAAAGCCCATAGTTTAAGAATATTCTCTGTTCGATTTAGTCCTGATGGAATGCTTTTGGCGAGTGGCAGTCAAGATGGATGTATCAAGTTATGGAATACAACTAGCTATAAATGTGTAATCGAATTAGTAGCAGATTCATATGTATTTTCTGTTGCTTTTCACCCGAATGGTTCTCTTTTAGCGAGTGGTCATGAGGATAAGTGTATTCGCCTATGGAATCTTCACACAGGTCAATGTTTAAACTGCTTTCAATTGGAAGAATTTGTATTTTCTGTCGCTTTTAGTCCTGATGGAGAAATATTAGCAAGTGGCAGTGAAGATGGCAGTGTTAGGCTTTGGAGTGTTCAAGATAGAAATTGCATAAAAGTTTTTCAGGATCATACCCAACGCATTTGGTCAGTTGCATTTCACCCCATAGATAATATGTTGATCAGTGGCAGTGAAGATTGCAGCATCCGATTTTGGGATATAAAAGAACAAAAATGCTTACAAGTACTGCAGGGATACCCTTATGCACATTGGTCGTTAGCTTATAGTCCTAATGGTCAATTCTTAGCTACTGGTAGTGAAAAAGGAAATTTTTGCTTGTGGGATCTGAATAAAGGCGCATATATTCAGCCACTGAGACAGCATAGTAACGTTGTCGCTTCAGTTGCCTTTAGTCCCGATGATCATTTCCTAGCTACTGGTAGTGGTGATGGAACGATTTGCCTTTGGGATCTTAAAACGCTTGGTTGCATTAAAGTTTTTGCTTTTGAGGATGGTAATCATGCTCCAGCGTGGTCCCTTGATTTTAATAGAAGTGGCACGAGGCTAATTAGTGGTGGTGTTGATAGAAATCTAAGGATATGGGACTTAGAAAATTATCAGCTGTTGCAACGTTTATCCGGTCACAACGATTGGATTTGGAGCGTTACTTATAGTCCAGATAACCAAATAATTGCTAGTGGGGATGAGAGCGGACTAATAATTCTTTGGGATGGCAATAGTTTTCAGCAAAAGCATCAATTCCAAGCGTCTTCTGGAGCAATCCGATCAATTGCTTTTCATCCCAATGGCGATCGCTTTGCCAGTATGGGCGACGATGGGCAGGTTTGTGTATGGGACGTCAACACCCATCAATGCCTCGTAACTATCGAGAGTCATGAACATATGAATTTTTCAGTTGCCTTCAGTCCCGATGGGAAGTGGCTCGCTTGTGGAAGTTACGAAAATACTATTCGCCTTTGGAATACAAAAGACTATCAATGCTCTCAGGTACTCTCAGGACACAATGAGCCGGTATGGCTGGTTGCGTTTCATCCTCAAGGAAAGACCTTGGCAAGCGGGAGTCAGAACGGTCATATCTATCTTTGGGATTTTGAGGATGGTAAATGCACAGCTAATCTTATAGCTCCTAGACCTTACGAAAATACCAATATTACAGGTGTTAGAGGATTAACGACAGCACAACGCGCAGCAATGAGAAGTCTTGGAGCTATAGAGTCAGAAGAAGCAAGTTGA